The DNA region AGGGCGCGACGGTCGTGTCATCGCTCGAGCGAGCACTCGAGATGGTGAGAGCGGCTGCAACAGAAACCGTGTGGATCATGGGCGGTGGGCACCTCTACCGCGAGGCAATGCCCCACGCTGATGAACTCGTGGTAACTCAGCTTGACCTCGAGGTAACCGGGGGCGATACCTTCGCTCCCGAGATCGGGTCTGAGTGGATGCTGCTTGAGCGGAGCGAGCCGGCTCTCTCAGCGAAGGGCACGGGCTACGTGTTTGAACGGTACGTGA from Leucobacter sp. UCMA 4100 includes:
- a CDS encoding dihydrofolate reductase gives rise to the protein MIWAQAAGGVIGKDGTMPWHVPEDLAHFKETTLGAPVIMGRRTWESLQDRFRPLPGRQNYVVSRTLGFHAEGATVVSSLERALEMVRAAATETVWIMGGGHLYREAMPHADELVVTQLDLEVTGGDTFAPEIGSEWMLLERSEPALSAKGTGYVFERYVRRSQGVQVVA